One genomic window of Phycisphaerales bacterium includes the following:
- a CDS encoding tetratricopeptide repeat protein, which translates to MRALLAIAMVVLCSHAAPGQDGDRSLRTANGLLQRGLHAEAATEYAQALRSLDDATSRDQARYGLAVARYNLGEDEAAIRVLSELETGSRFAFKADADVLRTHLYFRQKDYARAATAARDAIAHRDHAGWAGSASLLIESLHRAGQHAEATRAYPEVADRLQAGTDAARRAAYFAGLSQSAIARRDQDHARAAEWFARAVPRRGRDDLSDLALLQRAASLRSSGDVNGAITTYERAIATGDRTKPDAMLQLASIYRVEGRSGEAANLLRSLAEEAPRHQPARVQYELGLALLDIDEPNDAARALDRAARHDAGELADGIAYWRSKADLRRGRDEDAAERLGEAIDRFPRSPLLAEMRYDRAVALQRAGDDETAFAQFGQFVEAHPDHPMAPEALFAQASLALDADQLDTAAKLAGAFEAQHADHPLASRVEFMRSETAYRASDFEAAAEGFRGLLDVEDERLATQARYRLGMSLHAIGRSVDAGPHLAAVTDGSRTPAEFVPALFALGEIAFDDDRWPDAQQRFADYRSAAGTEDDSADDAAMKIALAQIRLGNTADAVRTLDSLLSTWPRSEHGAHAMFELGQARVSMGEDRAAERMFAQLLERYGETRFVPYALRHLAAIASRQGDAERAASLYAQAAELGGEALADEVAIDRARALINAGRPDEAARLLRRAEGPARAWRIVALSRAGQHSAAVEAAEDYTPRGLEPSDAAVFHFALATSLRLSGDAARAMPLLEQLARGRSAVAPNAALDLADLQIAQKQFAPAAQILEPLLERDGLAPGVASIAAYKAAWARYQLGDHRAVVRLLDDRDMADLTGPASLLLGESLLALKRGREAAEQFAAALAKPSAEVDAEAALLRLGEAHAAAQDWRNSQAAYERHRREHARSPRWYMAEFGIGWALENSGRPRQAIDHYRAVADKHKGDTAARAQFQLGECLFALGEHEDAVRELLRVDILHASPTWSAAALYEAGRCFEAMGKVGEARAQYRAVQERFTESTWAAAAGERLSAIAGPGGGRVNGRGG; encoded by the coding sequence ATGCGCGCCCTGCTCGCGATCGCGATGGTGGTCCTTTGTTCGCACGCCGCGCCGGGGCAAGACGGCGATCGGTCGCTGCGCACCGCCAACGGCCTGCTGCAGCGTGGGCTGCACGCCGAGGCCGCCACCGAGTACGCGCAGGCGTTGCGCTCGCTCGATGATGCGACGTCACGAGACCAGGCCCGCTACGGGCTGGCCGTCGCGCGGTACAACCTGGGCGAGGATGAGGCGGCCATCCGCGTGCTCAGCGAGCTGGAGACCGGCTCGCGGTTTGCCTTCAAGGCCGACGCCGACGTCCTGCGGACGCACCTCTATTTCCGCCAGAAGGACTACGCGCGAGCCGCTACGGCGGCCCGCGACGCCATCGCGCACCGCGACCACGCCGGCTGGGCCGGCAGCGCCAGCCTGCTGATCGAGAGCCTGCATCGAGCCGGGCAGCACGCCGAGGCGACTCGTGCGTATCCAGAAGTCGCCGATCGCCTGCAGGCAGGGACCGACGCCGCCCGCCGCGCCGCCTACTTCGCCGGCCTCTCGCAGTCCGCCATCGCCAGGCGAGACCAGGACCACGCGCGGGCGGCCGAGTGGTTCGCCCGTGCGGTACCAAGGCGGGGCCGCGACGACCTCTCGGACCTTGCGCTGTTGCAGCGGGCCGCGTCGCTGCGCAGCTCGGGCGACGTGAACGGCGCCATCACCACGTACGAGCGCGCCATCGCCACCGGAGATCGCACCAAGCCCGACGCGATGCTCCAGCTCGCGTCGATCTACCGCGTCGAGGGCCGCTCGGGCGAGGCCGCCAACCTGCTGCGCTCGCTCGCCGAGGAGGCGCCACGCCACCAGCCGGCGCGCGTGCAGTACGAGCTTGGCCTGGCGCTGCTCGACATCGACGAGCCAAACGACGCGGCTCGGGCGCTCGATCGGGCTGCCAGGCACGACGCCGGCGAACTCGCGGACGGCATCGCCTACTGGCGGTCAAAGGCCGACCTCCGCCGGGGTCGCGATGAAGACGCGGCCGAGAGGCTGGGTGAGGCGATCGATCGCTTCCCTCGGAGCCCGTTGCTCGCCGAGATGCGGTACGACCGAGCCGTGGCACTGCAGCGCGCTGGCGACGACGAGACGGCCTTTGCGCAGTTTGGCCAGTTCGTCGAGGCGCACCCAGACCACCCGATGGCGCCCGAAGCGCTGTTCGCGCAGGCCTCGCTCGCGCTGGATGCCGATCAGCTCGACACGGCCGCCAAGCTCGCCGGAGCGTTCGAGGCGCAGCACGCCGATCATCCTCTCGCGTCTCGGGTCGAGTTCATGAGGTCCGAGACGGCGTATCGCGCGTCCGACTTCGAAGCTGCGGCCGAAGGCTTCCGCGGCTTGCTGGACGTCGAGGACGAGCGCCTCGCGACGCAAGCCCGCTATCGCCTGGGCATGAGCCTGCACGCCATCGGCCGCAGCGTCGACGCCGGGCCGCACCTGGCGGCCGTCACCGATGGCAGCCGCACGCCGGCCGAGTTCGTACCCGCGCTGTTCGCGCTGGGCGAGATCGCCTTCGATGACGATCGCTGGCCGGACGCGCAGCAGCGATTCGCCGACTACAGATCGGCCGCCGGCACGGAGGACGACAGCGCCGACGACGCCGCGATGAAGATCGCTCTAGCCCAAATCAGGCTCGGCAACACGGCCGACGCCGTGCGGACGCTCGACTCCCTGCTTTCGACCTGGCCCCGCAGCGAGCACGGCGCGCACGCGATGTTCGAACTGGGCCAGGCGCGAGTGTCGATGGGCGAGGACCGCGCCGCCGAGCGCATGTTCGCCCAGCTCCTGGAGCGATACGGCGAGACGAGGTTCGTGCCCTACGCGCTTCGTCACCTTGCCGCCATCGCATCGCGGCAGGGCGATGCCGAGCGCGCCGCGAGCCTGTATGCGCAGGCCGCCGAACTCGGTGGCGAGGCGCTGGCCGATGAGGTTGCGATCGACCGCGCTCGGGCGTTAATCAATGCCGGCCGGCCCGACGAGGCTGCCCGGCTGCTCCGCCGCGCCGAGGGCCCGGCCCGGGCGTGGCGGATCGTCGCGCTCAGCCGGGCTGGCCAGCACAGCGCCGCCGTCGAGGCCGCGGAGGATTACACCCCACGGGGCCTCGAACCAAGCGATGCGGCAGTCTTCCATTTCGCGCTCGCGACCAGCCTCCGGCTGTCGGGCGACGCGGCCCGAGCGATGCCGCTGCTCGAACAGCTCGCGCGTGGCAGGTCGGCGGTCGCGCCGAACGCGGCGCTCGACCTCGCCGATCTGCAGATCGCTCAGAAGCAGTTCGCGCCGGCCGCGCAGATCCTGGAGCCCCTGCTCGAGCGGGATGGCCTCGCGCCCGGCGTAGCGTCCATCGCCGCATACAAGGCTGCGTGGGCTCGATACCAGCTGGGCGATCACCGCGCCGTCGTGCGGCTGCTCGACGATCGTGATATGGCCGACCTCACAGGGCCCGCCTCGCTGCTGCTGGGCGAATCACTGCTCGCGCTCAAGCGTGGGCGCGAGGCCGCCGAGCAATTCGCCGCCGCGCTCGCAAAGCCGAGCGCCGAAGTCGACGCCGAGGCAGCGTTGCTCCGTCTGGGCGAGGCCCACGCCGCCGCGCAGGACTGGCGCAACAGCCAGGCGGCCTACGAGCGGCACCGGCGCGAGCACGCCCGGTCGCCGCGGTGGTACATGGCCGAGTTCGGCATCGGCTGGGCGCTCGAGAACTCGGGCCGGCCCCGCCAGGCGATCGACCACTACCGCGCCGTGGCCGACAAGCACAAGGGCGACACGGCGGCGCGGGCACAGTTCCAGCTCGGCGAGTGCCTCTTTGCGCTGGGCGAGCACGAGGACGCGGTTCGTGAGCTCTTGCGCGTCGACATCCTGCACGCGTCGCCAACCTGGAGCGCGGCGGCCCTCTACGAGGCCGGGCGATGCTTCGAGGCCATGGGCAAGGTGGGCGAGGCCCGGGCCCAGTACCGGGCCGTGCAGGAGCGATTCACCGAGAGCACGTGGGCGGCCGCTGCGGGCGAGCGCCTGAGCGCCATCGCCGGACCGGGCGGCGGGCGCGTCAATGGACGAGGAGGCTGA
- a CDS encoding MotA/TolQ/ExbB proton channel family protein, translated as MLHAYEMLLAQGAPPSVFELATKGGVMMIPITLCSLVVVAVVLERLAVLRRNRIVPPSFEKKLHAAMEGGGSTQAREACKKHDSPAARVVAAGLDKLGHKAEIVEKHLTAQGDAELFQMRRRLRMLTVIASIAPLLGLTGTIFGMIQAFQVVSEGGLGNDELLAGGIYEAMITTAAGLLVAIPTIIFYHWLVSRVDGHARELDRIAVDFIERYVLEPQGRPRHPVAHENGTTKPEPAVAVGAEA; from the coding sequence ATGTTGCACGCCTATGAGATGCTGCTCGCCCAGGGCGCACCGCCGTCGGTGTTCGAGCTGGCGACCAAGGGCGGCGTGATGATGATCCCCATCACGCTGTGCTCGCTGGTCGTCGTTGCGGTCGTGCTCGAGCGGCTCGCCGTGCTGCGACGCAACCGCATCGTGCCGCCGAGCTTCGAGAAGAAGCTGCACGCGGCGATGGAAGGCGGCGGCTCCACCCAGGCGCGCGAGGCCTGCAAGAAGCACGACAGCCCCGCCGCCCGCGTCGTGGCCGCCGGGCTCGACAAGCTGGGCCACAAGGCCGAGATCGTCGAGAAGCACCTGACGGCCCAGGGCGACGCCGAACTCTTCCAGATGCGCCGTCGGCTGCGCATGCTCACGGTCATCGCGTCCATCGCCCCGCTGCTGGGCCTGACCGGCACGATCTTCGGGATGATCCAGGCGTTCCAGGTCGTGTCCGAGGGCGGCCTGGGCAACGACGAGCTGCTCGCCGGAGGCATCTACGAGGCGATGATCACGACCGCCGCGGGCCTGCTGGTGGCCATCCCAACGATCATCTTCTACCACTGGCTGGTGTCGCGCGTCGACGGGCATGCGCGCGAGCTCGACCGCATCGCCGTCGACTTCATCGAGCGCTACGTGCTCGAGCCGCAGGGCCGGCCACGCCACCCGGTCGCCCACGAGAACGGCACGACCAAGCCGGAACCGGCAGTCGCCGTCGGCGCGGAGGCCTGA
- a CDS encoding response regulator, with protein sequence MVDADANNLPTVLIADDEHHIRFMLEWKLKSDDVRILTAADGKTALSLAQKHKPALIISDYQMPYMDGIGLVKCLAQDPQTADIPVILLTALEHRISRSELEDTSVEHILRKPFRPSELLELAADYLKAYRDKLDEAA encoded by the coding sequence GTGGTAGACGCCGATGCGAACAACCTACCGACCGTGCTGATCGCCGACGACGAGCACCACATCCGGTTCATGCTGGAGTGGAAGCTCAAGTCCGACGACGTGCGCATCCTGACGGCCGCCGATGGCAAGACGGCGTTGTCGTTGGCGCAGAAGCACAAGCCCGCCCTCATCATTAGCGACTATCAGATGCCATACATGGATGGCATCGGTCTCGTGAAGTGCCTCGCACAGGATCCGCAGACGGCCGATATCCCGGTCATCCTCTTGACGGCCCTGGAGCACCGCATCAGCCGGAGCGAACTCGAGGACACGTCCGTCGAGCACATCCTCCGCAAGCCCTTCCGGCCGTCGGAGCTGCTCGAGCTCGCCGCCGACTACCTGAAGGCTTATCGCGACAAGCTGGACGAGGCGGCATGA
- a CDS encoding GC-type dockerin domain-anchored protein has protein sequence MQLKNTCATLAAAALLAAAGSAMAQATCRADLDGDGELTVFDFLEFQNLFDAGDLAADFDGDGELTIFDFLEFQNEFVRGCPAEPISLQMAGVPLTEYPHFEATRAFNEGDTVFLAIDPDRFPGIRGVTGDIYIVSSKTNLEWAADPSLTDVRGGPQAHTFSALSIDGAEVALTGSETLAAADGLNVSTGYDLVVDVDRDGELGDGDYVDGLAVAPADANGFSVFTNISEMGPLTPVMIDSSSSQGVLRLNYPAELASVGPLPIAVIVHGGGHDYRWYDYLQDQLSSWGWVSISVQNDFSGTGNRPLRHTDALIGEQATIAGGVLNGLLDSSRIVWIGHSLGGRECNIGSERLSEGFTPANYTADDMVLVSSIAANSIGGGGFEADPGDINYHMIWGSADGDISGSPSSFGGQTIPFRNYDRADGFKHSTYIHGADHNVFNCCGFRNFQGPVSTEIGRTEAQQIAKATWTALIKHYGEGNLDAIDYLTRAWDGFKPLGVMDGTTLVHMYRPSTIDGGSRVIDDFQSNPSLSQSSSGGTVTVGVSNAAEIRQADTNGSLTWTGSEPSNGMNYAFLASDTSAGMVFDFTSPSFVEFQVLPALGDVSGFDHLSFRTCQGTRHPNTVAQLEPVTFNVVLVDGGGTRSTIHVGAYEAGASEPYQRTGAGSGVGWQNEYGTIRIRLSDFLSQGSGLDLTDIAAIRFEFAQGDGSTIGRLGLDEIEFTLER, from the coding sequence ATGCAACTGAAGAATACCTGTGCGACGCTGGCCGCCGCGGCGCTGCTCGCGGCCGCCGGTTCCGCCATGGCCCAGGCAACCTGCCGGGCCGACCTGGACGGCGACGGTGAATTGACCGTCTTCGACTTCCTGGAGTTCCAGAACCTGTTCGACGCGGGCGACCTGGCGGCCGACTTCGACGGCGACGGCGAGCTGACGATCTTCGACTTCCTGGAGTTCCAGAACGAGTTCGTCCGCGGCTGCCCGGCCGAGCCGATCTCGCTGCAGATGGCCGGCGTGCCGCTGACCGAGTACCCGCACTTCGAGGCCACCCGCGCCTTCAACGAGGGCGACACGGTGTTCCTGGCCATCGATCCCGATCGCTTCCCGGGCATCCGCGGCGTGACGGGTGACATCTACATCGTCTCCAGCAAGACGAACCTCGAGTGGGCCGCTGATCCGTCGCTCACCGACGTGCGTGGCGGCCCGCAGGCCCACACGTTCAGCGCGCTCTCGATCGACGGCGCCGAGGTCGCGCTCACGGGCAGCGAGACGCTGGCGGCCGCCGACGGGCTCAACGTCTCGACTGGGTACGACCTGGTCGTCGACGTCGACCGCGACGGCGAGCTTGGCGATGGCGACTACGTCGACGGGCTGGCCGTGGCCCCCGCCGACGCCAACGGGTTCAGCGTGTTCACGAACATCTCCGAGATGGGCCCGCTCACGCCGGTCATGATCGACAGCAGCAGCAGCCAGGGCGTGCTCCGGCTGAACTACCCGGCCGAGCTCGCCAGCGTCGGCCCGCTGCCGATCGCGGTCATCGTGCACGGGGGCGGCCACGACTATCGCTGGTATGACTACCTGCAAGACCAGCTCAGCAGCTGGGGCTGGGTGAGCATCAGCGTGCAGAACGACTTCAGCGGCACGGGAAACCGACCGCTGCGCCACACCGATGCGCTCATCGGCGAGCAAGCAACGATCGCCGGCGGCGTGCTCAACGGTCTGCTCGATAGCTCACGCATCGTGTGGATCGGCCACAGCCTGGGCGGGCGCGAGTGCAACATCGGCTCGGAGCGACTGAGCGAAGGCTTTACGCCCGCGAACTACACCGCCGACGACATGGTGCTGGTCAGCTCTATCGCGGCCAACAGCATCGGCGGTGGCGGATTCGAGGCCGACCCGGGCGACATCAACTACCACATGATCTGGGGCTCGGCCGACGGCGACATCAGCGGCAGCCCCAGCAGCTTCGGCGGGCAGACCATCCCCTTCCGCAACTACGACCGGGCCGACGGCTTCAAGCACTCGACGTACATCCACGGCGCCGACCACAACGTGTTCAACTGCTGCGGCTTCCGAAACTTCCAGGGCCCTGTTTCGACCGAGATCGGCCGGACCGAAGCCCAGCAGATCGCCAAGGCCACTTGGACGGCGCTCATAAAGCACTACGGCGAGGGCAACCTCGACGCAATCGACTACCTCACCCGCGCGTGGGACGGCTTCAAGCCACTGGGCGTCATGGACGGCACGACGCTCGTGCACATGTACCGCCCGAGTACGATCGACGGCGGCAGCCGCGTCATCGACGACTTCCAGAGCAACCCGAGCCTCAGCCAGAGCAGCTCGGGCGGCACCGTCACCGTCGGCGTGTCGAACGCGGCCGAGATCCGCCAGGCCGACACCAACGGCAGCCTGACCTGGACGGGCAGCGAGCCAAGCAACGGCATGAACTACGCCTTCCTCGCGTCGGACACTTCGGCCGGCATGGTGTTCGACTTCACCAGCCCGTCGTTCGTCGAGTTCCAGGTGCTGCCCGCGCTGGGCGACGTATCGGGCTTCGACCACCTGAGCTTCCGAACGTGCCAGGGCACGCGGCATCCCAACACGGTCGCGCAGCTCGAGCCGGTGACGTTCAACGTCGTGCTCGTCGACGGCGGGGGCACGCGCAGCACGATCCACGTCGGCGCGTACGAGGCGGGCGCAAGCGAGCCCTACCAGCGCACCGGCGCGGGCTCGGGCGTGGGCTGGCAGAACGAGTACGGCACGATCCGCATCCGCCTGAGCGACTTTTTGTCGCAGGGCAGCGGGCTCGACCTGACCGACATCGCCGCCATCCGCTTCGAGTTCGCCCAGGGCGATGGCTCGACCATCGGTCGCCTGGGGCTCGACGAGATCGAGTTCACGCTCGAGCGTTAG
- a CDS encoding GC-type dockerin domain-anchored protein, which translates to MIMLTSTVLSAGLLLAGPQSDDPNLTPVEPPQAVTAVQPAGMPGVDDDDLDIRIDFGTARGSTLPGAWNNIDNYAGITLDLIDFNSGASTGASIDGLGGAWRSFVGDDGPTFPEQDWYVHPASGDGAGLSTGLAGSYLFEGLPDGEYQVEVISARTRFDYLNTFTVNGVLADRTFLGTPVVTPWGSTSHGLTPGNWLIWDGVQADGGVILLDLQADAGTLGMINAMRISQTGGGCRVDLDGDGSLTIFDFLAYQNLFDAGDPLADFDGDGSLTIFDFLAFQNEFDAGCE; encoded by the coding sequence ATGATCATGCTGACGAGCACCGTCCTGTCCGCCGGCCTCTTGCTGGCCGGACCGCAGTCGGACGACCCGAACCTCACGCCCGTAGAGCCCCCCCAAGCCGTCACCGCGGTGCAGCCGGCGGGCATGCCAGGCGTCGATGACGATGACCTGGACATCCGAATCGACTTCGGCACGGCTCGCGGCTCGACGCTGCCGGGCGCGTGGAACAACATCGACAACTACGCTGGCATTACGCTTGACCTGATCGACTTCAACTCAGGCGCCTCGACGGGCGCATCGATCGATGGCCTCGGCGGGGCGTGGCGATCGTTCGTGGGCGACGACGGCCCGACGTTCCCGGAGCAGGACTGGTACGTGCATCCGGCATCGGGCGATGGTGCAGGACTTTCGACCGGTCTGGCAGGGTCCTACCTGTTTGAGGGCCTACCTGACGGCGAGTACCAGGTCGAGGTCATTTCGGCTCGCACGCGATTCGACTACCTGAACACCTTCACCGTCAACGGCGTGCTTGCAGACCGCACGTTCTTGGGGACGCCCGTCGTGACGCCGTGGGGCAGCACGTCTCACGGATTGACGCCGGGCAACTGGCTGATCTGGGACGGCGTGCAGGCGGATGGCGGCGTGATCCTGTTGGATCTCCAAGCCGACGCCGGCACCCTCGGCATGATCAACGCCATGCGCATCAGCCAGACCGGTGGCGGGTGCCGCGTCGACCTGGACGGCGACGGCTCGCTGACGATCTTCGACTTCCTGGCGTACCAGAACCTGTTCGACGCCGGCGATCCGCTGGCCGACTTCGACGGCGATGGTTCGCTGACGATCTTCGACTTCCTGGCGTTCCAGAACGAATTCGACGCCGGCTGCGAGTAG
- a CDS encoding biopolymer transporter ExbD, with translation MLIGKKQDDAGPSIEMTPIIDMVFLLLIFFLVATTFQQSERELAIALPEAEAAGPISTMLREIIINIDAQGQIIVGGQTLTLEELRTLVADAVRVNPEQKVSVRGDKDIDYGRIARVLDVCKAAGVQQPFLDTVPLG, from the coding sequence ATGCTCATCGGCAAGAAGCAGGACGACGCGGGCCCCTCGATCGAGATGACGCCGATCATCGACATGGTGTTCCTGCTGCTCATCTTCTTTCTGGTCGCGACGACGTTCCAGCAGAGCGAGCGCGAGCTTGCCATTGCCCTGCCCGAGGCCGAGGCCGCCGGCCCGATCTCCACCATGCTCCGCGAGATCATCATCAACATCGATGCCCAGGGCCAGATCATCGTCGGCGGACAAACGCTCACGCTCGAAGAGCTGCGCACGCTCGTCGCCGACGCCGTCCGCGTCAACCCCGAGCAGAAGGTCTCCGTGCGCGGCGACAAGGACATCGACTACGGCCGGATCGCCCGCGTGCTGGACGTCTGCAAGGCGGCGGGCGTGCAACAACCCTTCCTCGACACGGTGCCGCTGGGGTAG
- a CDS encoding GC-type dockerin domain-anchored protein, which translates to MRHAYATAAGVAALAIAAGLVAAGPDSTCRADLDGDGELTVFDFLEFQNLFAAGDLAADFDGDGELTIFDFLEFQNEFVQGCPGNPTSLQMAGVPLDGYPFFEFTRAFNEGSMVSMAIDPDRFPGIVGETADIYVVASKTELEWASDPSLTDVRGMPQEHTFSALSIADAAVALTDSGTLAAADGVNISTGYDLVVDVDRDGELGDNDFIDGLGSLPANANGFSVFTDMTQMGPLTPTMIDSSSSQGVLRLNYPAELASVGPLPIAIIVHGGGHDYRWYDYLQDHLSSWGWVSISVQNDFGGTGNRPLRHTEALIAEQGSIAGGVLNGLIDSSRIVWIGHSLGGREVVIGAERLYRGLFTPRNYSIDDMVLVSSIGANSVGDFGSLVADPGPINFHMIWGSADGDRSGAPGSQTVAFRHYDRAFGYKHSTYIHGADHNVFNCCGFRNFTGPPGTEIGRPEAQRIAKSIWLALVKHYGEANGDAIDYLTRAWDGFKPLSVSQTTTLVHMYRPDPADMDSRVIEDFQTNPSVSQSSSGGAVSLSTSNTVEVRQRDGGGGFTWTPSDPANGMTYAWEPSDDSRGLVFDYDGPAFIEFEVLPDLGSVQDYDHLSFRVCQGTRHPNTIAELEPVTFNVSLVDGSGASSTIHVGEYDAGASEPYQRTGVGSGAGWQNEYNTIRIRLTDFLAEGSGLDLTDVAAIRFDFGQGEGSGIGRLGLDEIEFTVDP; encoded by the coding sequence ATGCGCCATGCGTATGCAACGGCTGCCGGCGTCGCCGCGCTCGCCATCGCCGCAGGACTCGTCGCCGCCGGACCCGACTCGACGTGCCGGGCCGACCTGGACGGCGACGGCGAGTTGACCGTCTTCGACTTCCTGGAGTTCCAGAACCTGTTCGCCGCGGGCGACCTTGCCGCCGACTTCGACGGCGACGGCGAGCTGACGATCTTCGACTTCCTGGAGTTCCAGAACGAGTTCGTGCAGGGCTGCCCCGGCAACCCGACCTCGCTGCAGATGGCCGGCGTGCCGCTGGATGGCTACCCGTTCTTCGAATTCACACGCGCGTTCAACGAAGGCAGCATGGTGTCGATGGCGATCGATCCGGACCGCTTCCCAGGCATCGTGGGCGAGACGGCCGACATCTACGTCGTCGCCAGCAAGACCGAGCTCGAGTGGGCCAGCGACCCGAGCCTGACCGACGTGCGCGGCATGCCGCAGGAGCACACGTTCAGCGCGCTCTCGATCGCCGACGCGGCCGTGGCGCTTACGGACAGCGGAACGCTCGCGGCTGCCGACGGCGTGAACATCTCGACGGGCTACGACCTGGTCGTCGACGTCGACCGCGACGGGGAGCTGGGCGACAACGACTTCATCGACGGGCTGGGTTCGCTCCCGGCCAATGCCAACGGCTTTAGCGTGTTTACCGACATGACGCAGATGGGCCCGCTCACGCCCACGATGATCGACAGCAGCAGCTCGCAGGGCGTGCTGCGGCTGAACTATCCGGCCGAGCTGGCGAGCGTTGGCCCGCTGCCGATCGCCATCATCGTGCACGGCGGCGGCCACGACTACCGCTGGTACGACTACCTGCAGGACCATCTCTCGAGCTGGGGGTGGGTGAGCATCAGCGTGCAGAACGACTTCGGCGGCACGGGAAACCGGCCGTTGCGGCACACCGAGGCGTTGATCGCCGAGCAAGGCAGCATCGCCGGCGGCGTGCTCAACGGACTGATCGATAGCTCGCGCATCGTGTGGATCGGCCACAGCCTTGGCGGGCGCGAGGTGGTCATCGGCGCCGAGCGGCTGTACCGCGGCTTGTTCACGCCCCGCAACTACTCGATCGACGACATGGTGCTGGTCAGCTCGATCGGCGCGAACAGCGTGGGCGACTTCGGATCGCTCGTGGCCGACCCGGGGCCCATCAACTTCCACATGATCTGGGGGTCGGCCGACGGCGACCGCAGCGGCGCACCGGGCTCGCAGACGGTCGCCTTCCGGCACTACGACCGGGCCTTCGGATACAAGCACTCGACCTACATCCACGGCGCCGACCACAACGTCTTCAACTGCTGCGGCTTCCGCAACTTCACCGGCCCGCCCGGGACCGAGATCGGCCGCCCCGAGGCCCAGCGCATCGCCAAGAGCATCTGGCTCGCGCTGGTCAAGCACTACGGCGAAGCCAACGGCGACGCGATCGACTATCTGACGCGCGCCTGGGACGGATTCAAGCCCCTCAGCGTGAGCCAGACCACGACGCTCGTGCACATGTACCGACCCGATCCGGCGGACATGGACAGCCGCGTGATCGAGGACTTCCAGACGAACCCGAGCGTGAGCCAGAGCAGCTCGGGCGGCGCGGTCTCGCTCAGTACGTCGAACACCGTCGAGGTGCGCCAGCGCGATGGCGGCGGCGGGTTCACGTGGACGCCCTCCGACCCGGCCAACGGCATGACCTACGCGTGGGAGCCTTCTGACGACTCGCGTGGCCTCGTCTTCGACTACGACGGACCGGCGTTCATCGAGTTCGAGGTGCTTCCCGACCTTGGTAGCGTGCAAGACTACGACCACCTGAGCTTCCGCGTGTGCCAGGGCACGCGGCACCCGAACACCATCGCCGAGCTCGAGCCGGTGACGTTCAACGTGTCGCTCGTTGATGGCAGCGGTGCGAGCAGCACCATCCACGTCGGCGAGTACGACGCGGGCGCGTCCGAGCCCTACCAGCGCACCGGCGTTGGCAGCGGCGCGGGCTGGCAGAACGAGTACAACACCATCCGCATCAGGCTCACGGACTTCCTGGCCGAGGGCTCGGGCCTCGACCTGACCGACGTGGCGGCCATCCGCTTCGACTTCGGCCAGGGCGAGGGATCGGGCATCGGTCGGCTGGGCCTGGACGAGATCGAGTTCACGGTCGATCCGTGA